From the Drechmeria coniospora strain ARSEF 6962 chromosome 02, whole genome shotgun sequence genome, the window AGCCCCTCGGGTCCTCGGGCGCCCGCTTGACCATTTCCGAgtaggcggcgacggcgccgggaaAGTCCATCTCCTTGAACTTCTTGTTGCCGTCCTCgcgcgcctcgtcggccttggccgggTCCACGTACGCCTTCTTCGTGTTCTCCGCCTCGGTCCGCTCGGCCGCCCGGAGCTTGTTGAGCACCTCGGGCGTCCGGTGCTCCGTCAGCGACCGCTTGAAGTTCTCCACCGCCTGGGCGAGGTCGCCCTTCTTCTCGTGGGCGCTGCCGATGCGCGCGTAGCTCTTGGCGATGATCTTGAAGTCGGCGTAGATCTGCCGACCCTCCTCGATGGCCTGGTGGCAGGCCTCGATGCACTTGTCGTAGTCGCCCTTCTCAAAGTGCGCCGCGCCGAGGTTGTTGAGGTAGGTGATGTCCTTGAACATCTCCCAGGCCTTGCCGTAGTgggcgatggcctcgtcaaACTTGCGCTGCTTGTAGCACTGCGTGCCCAGagccttctcctcgtcggccgccgccttcttccgcTGCTTCTCCAGAAGCTCCGGGTCGACCTcctccggctccggcgtgGGCTCCCGGGGagccgccttggccggctcgcgcgtcgcctcggccgcgtccggCATGCTCGCGTCCTGGCCGGGGTCGCTGTCGCGCACCTGCATGTCGACGCCCATCATGACGCCGAGCACCTGGATCATCCTGGGGTCGCTAAACAGGTCCTGCGTGTTCTGCGGGTCCGTCTGCATCGCCTGCAGCCTCGCCATGAAGGCCGGGTCGGCCAGGTACGGCGCCGTCTTGGGGTTCGCCGCGAGCTTTTGCACGAGGTTGGGGTCGTTGAACATCTGGCCCAGGCCGCCCGTCGGGTCGGATCCGAAGCCTCCTGCGGGCATCCAGTcagcgtcgacgccaacgagGCCTGTCACGTGTCCCACGACGGCCTACCGGACTCTTGCTGCATCGCCTTCTCCACCGAGGCCAGACCACTCTTGAGCTGGGCGTTGTTCGCGTCGTGCTTCAGGCCCTCCTCGTACGCATCGTTTGCGCCCAGCAGGTCGCCCATGCCGTGCAACGCC encodes:
- a CDS encoding heat shock protein, which translates into the protein MATADELKALGNKAIAEKNFDDAMQVPPPPEEEDGYTHMLTAGSDKFTQAIALQPENHILYSNRSAAHASKKQWAEALKDAEKTTEIKADWAKGWGRKGAALHGMGDLLGANDAYEEGLKHDANNAQLKSGLASVEKAMQQESGGFGSDPTGGLGQMFNDPNLVQKLAANPKTAPYLADPAFMARLQAMQTDPQNTQDLFSDPRMIQVLGVMMGVDMQVRDSDPGQDASMPDAAEATREPAKAAPREPTPEPEEVDPELLEKQRKKAAADEEKALGTQCYKQRKFDEAIAHYGKAWEMFKDITYLNNLGAAHFEKGDYDKCIEACHQAIEEGRQIYADFKIIAKSYARIGSAHEKKGDLAQAVENFKRSLTEHRTPEVLNKLRAAERTEAENTKKAYVDPAKADEAREDGNKKFKEMDFPGAVAAYSEMVKRAPEDPRGYSNRAAAFIKLFEFPSALDDCNAAIKRDGQFIRAYIRKAQAFFGMRKYSECVDACTEAQQVDQEHHGGANAREIEQQSQKALAAMYAARDNETEEETRARVTQDPEIMGIMQDPVMQSILQQAQSDPKALQEHMRNPNVRTKIQKLMAAGVIRVGR